The nucleotide sequence AGCCCCTCTGTCTTTGATTCAAGTATGAGAGTGCGTCCTGACCAGCCTAGTCTCTTGGCCTTCTGATCCTTCCCTGGGGCCCTAGTGATGGGCATCTTTCTTCCCAGGGGATAGTTCAGCTTCCAAATGTGATGTCGGTATGCTGTGAAGAGAAGGGTTATTttttctagagtttttttttttctggttaaatCTTGACTAAATGTATATGGGGCGTGAACTCTCCATTtcggccagacacagtggtgacctcctatagccccagctactcaggagtttgtggcgagaggatcacttgaaccctggaggtcaagaccagcctgggtaacacagtgagatcccaattctaaaaaaaaataaaataaaatctgtatttaaTTTCCAGTATAGTACATCATTAAATAACAGCCTGCTCTGTTTTTTCCAGGGGTGAGCCCCTCCAGACTCCGAATAGGAGATCAAGAGTTTGATTCATTGCCTGCTTTACTGGAATTCTACAAAATACACTATTTGGACACTACAACGTTGATAGAACCGGTTTCCAGATCCAGGCAGGGTAGTGGAGTGATTCTCAGGCAGGAGGAGGCGGAATATGTGCGAGCCCTCTTTGACTTTAATGGGAATGATGAGGAAGATCTTCCCTTTAAGAAAGGAGACATCTTGAGAATCCGGGACAAGCCTGAAGAGCAGTGGTGGAATGCGGAGGACAGCGAAGGCAAGAGAGGGATGATTCCAGTCCCTTACGTCGAGAAGTATAGACCTGCCTCCGCCTCAGTATCGGCTCTGATTGGAGGTAACCAGGAGGGTTCCCACCCACAGCCACTGGGTGGGCCGGAGCCTGGGCCCTATGCCCAACCCAGCGTCAACACTCCGCTCCCTAACCTCCAGAATGGGCCCATATATGCCAGGGTTATCCAGAAGCGAGTCCCCAATGCCTACGACAAGACAGCCTTGGCTTTGGAGGTACATAACGTGCACAATGTAGAAAGAAGAGATCTGCTGCAGGGTCTCCTCTCGGTCCTCTTAGAGCTTTGTAGCAATGCTGACTACAGCAGCATTGGGATGTTGTAGAT is from Macaca thibetana thibetana isolate TM-01 chromosome 16, ASM2454274v1, whole genome shotgun sequence and encodes:
- the CRK gene encoding adapter molecule crk isoform X2; this encodes MAGNFDSEERSSWYWGRLSRQEAVALLQGQRHGVFLVRDSSTSPGDYVLSVSENSRVSHYIINSSGPRPPVPPSPAQPPPGVSPSRLRIGDQEFDSLPALLEFYKIHYLDTTTLIEPVSRSRQGSGVILRQEEAEYVRALFDFNGNDEEDLPFKKGDILRIRDKPEEQWWNAEDSEGKRGMIPVPYVEKYRPASASVSALIGGR
- the CRK gene encoding adapter molecule crk isoform X1, encoding MAGNFDSEERSSWYWGRLSRQEAVALLQGQRHGVFLVRDSSTSPGDYVLSVSENSRVSHYIINSSGPRPPVPPSPAQPPPGVSPSRLRIGDQEFDSLPALLEFYKIHYLDTTTLIEPVSRSRQGSGVILRQEEAEYVRALFDFNGNDEEDLPFKKGDILRIRDKPEEQWWNAEDSEGKRGMIPVPYVEKYRPASASVSALIGGNQEGSHPQPLGGPEPGPYAQPSVNTPLPNLQNGPIYARVIQKRVPNAYDKTALALEVGELVKVTKINVSGQWEGECNGKRGHFPFTHVRLLDQQNPDEDFS